A section of the Prochlorococcus marinus XMU1402 genome encodes:
- a CDS encoding pyridoxine 5'-phosphate synthase, whose product MTTLGVNIDHIANVRQARKTVEPDPVQFAFLAELGGADSITVHLREDRRHIQDRDVFLLKETIKTKLNLEMAATEEMLEIARKVLPDYVTLVPEKREEVTTEGGLNLKENMKYLRNFIENLKDLNIKVSAFIDPLSEQINYSKEIGFDYVELHTGKYAELTGYDQYEELQRLIESTNEANDIGLVVNAGHGLNFNNVKKIASINNMNELNIGHSIVARALAVGLEKSVREMKSLIKSN is encoded by the coding sequence ATGACCACTTTAGGAGTAAACATTGACCATATCGCTAATGTTAGGCAGGCTAGGAAAACTGTGGAACCCGATCCTGTTCAATTTGCTTTTTTGGCTGAATTAGGAGGCGCAGATTCAATAACAGTTCATTTAAGAGAGGATAGAAGACATATACAAGACAGAGATGTATTTCTTTTGAAAGAAACAATTAAAACAAAACTCAATTTAGAAATGGCTGCTACAGAAGAAATGTTAGAAATTGCTAGAAAGGTCCTTCCTGATTACGTAACACTTGTCCCAGAAAAAAGAGAAGAAGTTACTACTGAAGGAGGGCTTAATTTAAAAGAAAATATGAAATATCTTAGGAATTTTATCGAAAATTTAAAAGATTTAAATATCAAGGTAAGTGCTTTTATTGATCCTCTTTCTGAGCAGATTAATTATTCTAAAGAAATAGGGTTTGATTATGTAGAATTACATACTGGCAAATACGCTGAACTTACTGGTTACGATCAATATGAAGAGCTTCAAAGGCTTATAGAGTCTACAAATGAAGCAAATGATATTGGATTAGTTGTTAATGCTGGTCATGGCCTTAATTTCAATAATGTTAAAAAAATTGCATCAATTAACAATATGAACGAGCTAAACATAGGACATAGTATTGTTGCAAGGGCTTTAGCGGTTGGATTAGAAAAGTCTGTTCGTGAAATGAAGTCACTTATTAAATCAAATTAA
- a CDS encoding lysophospholipid acyltransferase family protein codes for MFVTQDIVLRFFFSKKKIINNDFQIPINSSIILAPTHRSRWDGLVLTMAMGRRVTNKDCRFMVTKSEMRGIQGWFLKRLGCFSINQLSPSLSTLRYAIDLIVKGEQLVVFPEGKINKFSRKLVLKEGLYRLARLATQKTESIIILPIGIAYSKVSPKFRSEFCLSFGQPIAMTDYLNLNIQEFNKFLNEEMSKEEEKALKNVGR; via the coding sequence ATGTTCGTTACTCAGGACATTGTATTAAGATTTTTTTTTAGTAAGAAGAAAATAATTAATAATGATTTTCAGATACCCATTAATTCTTCTATCATTCTGGCTCCAACCCATCGATCAAGGTGGGATGGCTTAGTTCTAACTATGGCGATGGGGAGAAGAGTTACCAACAAAGATTGTAGATTTATGGTTACCAAATCCGAAATGCGAGGAATACAAGGTTGGTTTTTAAAGAGACTTGGATGTTTTTCAATAAATCAATTATCTCCATCTCTCTCTACGTTAAGATACGCTATTGACCTTATAGTAAAAGGCGAACAATTAGTCGTTTTCCCCGAAGGCAAAATTAATAAATTTAGTAGAAAATTAGTTCTCAAAGAAGGACTTTATAGATTAGCCCGATTAGCTACACAAAAAACTGAATCCATTATTATTCTTCCAATAGGAATTGCTTATAGCAAAGTATCTCCGAAATTTAGGAGCGAGTTTTGTTTATCCTTTGGGCAACCTATTGCAATGACTGATTATTTAAACCTTAATATCCAAGAATTTAACAAATTTCTTAATGAAGAAATGAGCAAAGAGGAAGAAAAAGCATTAAAGAATGTCGGTAGATGA